A region of Dioscorea cayenensis subsp. rotundata cultivar TDr96_F1 chromosome 5, TDr96_F1_v2_PseudoChromosome.rev07_lg8_w22 25.fasta, whole genome shotgun sequence DNA encodes the following proteins:
- the LOC120260024 gene encoding ABC transporter F family member 3-like has protein sequence MQSLSTFQGLSFSPEMQKKPTKYFSGGWHMRIALARASFVELDLLLLDEPTNHLDLHGVLWLESYLVKWPKAFIVVSHARKFLNTVITDILHLHNQKLIVYKEDYYTFERTREQQLRNQQKAFETSEKARAHINEYHLGVPEQKLRAHLGSFGVSGNLALQPMYTLSGGQKSRVAFSKITFKKPHIILLDEPSNHLDLDAVEALIQGLVVFQGGVLMVSHDEHLISSSICSMTQNSLQSYILELLLKSLCLPCLCFKMDNKIIQTCHSTSM, from the exons ATGCAATCGCTGTCAACTTTCCAGGGTCTTAGTTTCAGTCCAGAAATGCAGAAAAAGCCTACTAAATATTTTTCTGGAGGATGGCATATGCGAATAGCTCTAGCACGTGCTTCATTCGTCGAGCTTGACTTGCTACTTCTTGATGAGCCTACG AATCATCTTGATCTTCATGGTGTGTTATGGCTGGAGTCCTACCTAGTGAAATGGCCAAAGGCGTTCATTGTTGTTTCTCATGCTAGGAAGTTCCTAAATACG GTAATTACAGATATACTCCATTTACATAATCAAAAACTGATTGTTTATAAGGAAGACTATTATACCTTTGAAAGAACACGTGAGCAGCAGCTCCGAAATCAGCAGAAGGCCTTTGAGACAAGTGAAAAGGCTAGAGCCCACAT AAATGAGTATCATTTG GGAGTACCAGAACAAAAACTACGAGCACACCTAGGTTCTTTTGGTGTCTCAGGCAATCTTGCACTTCAACCAATGTATACTTTGTCAG GTGGTCAGAAAAGTAGAGTTGCATTCTCAAAAATCACTTTCAAGAAACCGCATATAATTTTGCTAGATGAGCCATCAAATCATCTT GACTTGGATGCAGTTGAGGCACTTATCCAAGGCCTAGTCGTTTTTCAAGGAGGGGTTCTGATG GTGAGCCATGATGAACACTTGATATCAAGCAGTATTTGCTCAATGACCCAaaactcattgcaatcatatatactcgagttattacTAAAATCTCTCTGTTTGCCATGTTTATGTTTCAAGATGGACAACAAGATTATACAAACTTGTCATTCTACTTCAATGTAA